A region of Paenibacillus sp. JNUCC-31 DNA encodes the following proteins:
- a CDS encoding S-layer homology domain-containing protein, whose translation MDRLKKPLILMLSATLALSSGPLMQPIKTYADAARMPATLLQDDFSDGDYTASPAWKVSTGKWEVVADPADASNYTLYQSDTGEGIISTEDVMSDMTVSMRFYTGAGQGYPGILPRFQDKSNFYYFQMQVPSNKLVFSKRVSGTDTTLKSVDYAFAKQTWYTLKMVLSGTSIRGYIVENGTDQLVFDLVDSSYGAGAVGIRNRWQSVHIDDVIIAEPPPVNEVVLSSDEQSASSVSLHWAEITGATSYRLYRSSTPEGGYSLITSTGSQAYVDEGLSTDTLYYYKLAYEYAGMTESLWSAPLEVRTTAAAPQAPGELNAVAIDATTVKLSWLAVDKATGYRVNRAETGSDQYEQIYEGKELAFKDERLMPGRSYSYRVTAFNAAGESAFIPAEATTYSFDSPTGFAATAVTDTSISLGWNPLSGSDVTYTVSRATSAAGTYQQVYSGNESSFSDSGLTTGTGYFYVIQATVDGVVSPASEPLGVATIRTSFTPGQLWPDQGGKPIDAHGAGFFYDEQTEKYYWYGEYHTGGWPAVGVRVYSSEDLLNWTDEGMALRTIQSMDDFDNDPIISELYAGREDKVNIWADIRRGRIIERPKVIYNDKTKKYVMWAHIDGDKDPYNDNANYGKAQAGYAISDSPTGPFVYQKSYRMDRAPEGEKDYFPSDRGMARDMTLFKDDDGTGYLIYSSEENLTLYISKLNEDYSDVTGWHKEGRTDDKGNPVRDSTYQAEYGVDYVRVFPGGQREAPAMFKYQGKYYILTSGASGWAPNENKVTVADSIFGPWSTMNNPFVRTLPSDPDPGKAFGTQTTSVIPVDPEKGKFIYVGDTWNGGNFSNDGAKYVFLPIEFGIGSDIAIRWYDSWTPDLLNSMGKVDIADPMPEAVPLGKVPSLPTMVNVRDGGTLVSTPAVWTIDNRVMTAEDFAKPGPITLQVTTPEFGNKKQAVRVYVIPENALYFVNSGGYETADYKLMGSYMKGSLANSGTADQMYAPVEGRTWGYVSADALPSGSSGGDMFSTVRYLNGGNVSNSPKGSDLTYTFDVANGTYDIYAGFNDPWTNTSRKANFLINGTNTGAVAYTPASVRAHTGIVVSDNKLELTVRNTASQDPLISWILIAKPDAVPSTDDSVGLNADITAATSTSLRWDALLGAASYKLYRSEREKGEYHVIYNGSLREYTDNGLSPGTSYYYKVEAFDAAGHSIRGLSSAYQVFTAQQTAADVAASITALEQPSAGAKRLELPKAPQGFAVEIASSSVPSVIQIDGTIIPPSKETQVTLELEITRTSDDSKSMTGPLTVTVPAYVSTPGGTDPDGSGGNPGGGTGGNSGGNSGSGSGNSGEQAGGGIPSTGAPSPKPELQKDRSVLVLQGKPDQKGEVKTQVEASTIREAFKVAPFTDAGQRLVELRLKPILGATAYEVSLPVSALLDHGESHILHIVTELGTLKLPATVLTKDVKDKEIASVRLIRTVLPQSAANQLGTQHGVQLELHLDGHEWPLGGELTLHLPYKSAQAAQQERIVAFAIDASGVATPLPQSHYDANSGEVIFSTTSPAGNYVVMSVEHTFTDLTEVQWAKKAMEALAVRGVIDAEANGDPRQLHPKADMTRGQYVQWLITALGLNASSGNAFTDVSAEAPYYEAVTMARALGITSGTGDGRFMPEATITRQEMMTLTVRALGAAGLVEPESVSEDSLAHFRDASMIRSYARNSVALLVNLGIVGGYNNEVKPLAHATRAESAALLYAIMSKMVWPK comes from the coding sequence TTGGATAGACTCAAGAAACCCTTGATACTCATGTTATCTGCTACGTTGGCATTGTCTTCAGGACCGTTGATGCAGCCAATCAAGACATATGCGGATGCAGCCAGAATGCCGGCCACGTTGCTTCAGGACGACTTTTCGGACGGGGATTATACGGCATCACCCGCGTGGAAGGTAAGTACGGGCAAATGGGAGGTGGTTGCGGACCCGGCGGATGCCTCCAACTACACGCTTTATCAGAGCGATACGGGAGAAGGCATCATTTCGACAGAAGACGTAATGTCTGACATGACGGTATCTATGCGCTTTTACACGGGAGCCGGTCAGGGATATCCGGGGATTTTGCCGCGGTTTCAGGATAAGAGCAACTTTTATTATTTTCAAATGCAGGTTCCTTCCAATAAACTCGTCTTCTCCAAGCGGGTGAGCGGAACCGACACGACGTTGAAATCGGTGGATTATGCGTTTGCCAAACAAACGTGGTATACGCTCAAAATGGTGTTGTCAGGTACTTCCATTCGCGGATACATCGTTGAAAACGGCACGGATCAGTTGGTCTTTGATCTGGTAGACAGCTCCTATGGGGCAGGTGCGGTCGGCATTCGGAATCGCTGGCAGTCGGTACATATAGATGACGTTATTATTGCCGAACCACCGCCAGTGAATGAGGTTGTGCTCTCCAGTGACGAGCAGTCGGCGTCTTCAGTTTCATTGCACTGGGCCGAAATAACAGGTGCTACAAGCTATCGGCTGTACCGCTCGTCTACGCCCGAAGGTGGATATTCCCTGATAACAAGCACGGGCTCTCAGGCTTACGTGGATGAGGGACTAAGCACCGATACATTGTATTATTACAAGCTCGCATATGAATACGCAGGGATGACGGAATCGTTATGGTCTGCGCCACTGGAGGTTCGTACGACAGCCGCTGCTCCACAGGCTCCAGGCGAACTGAATGCTGTAGCAATCGATGCCACAACCGTGAAGTTGTCCTGGCTCGCTGTGGACAAGGCGACTGGATACCGCGTGAATCGGGCAGAGACGGGCAGCGACCAATATGAGCAAATTTACGAAGGCAAGGAACTTGCTTTCAAGGATGAAAGGCTCATGCCAGGCCGTAGCTACAGCTATCGTGTAACAGCTTTCAACGCTGCTGGAGAGTCAGCGTTCATTCCGGCAGAGGCTACGACGTATTCGTTTGATTCCCCTACAGGATTTGCTGCTACAGCAGTGACCGATACGTCGATCTCTCTGGGGTGGAACCCCTTGTCAGGTTCGGATGTAACGTATACCGTGTCCAGGGCAACCAGTGCTGCTGGTACGTATCAGCAAGTATACAGCGGTAATGAAAGTTCGTTCAGTGATAGCGGCCTGACGACGGGCACGGGATATTTTTATGTCATTCAGGCAACAGTAGACGGCGTTGTTTCTCCGGCATCGGAACCGTTGGGTGTTGCCACCATCCGCACGAGCTTTACGCCCGGACAGTTGTGGCCGGATCAGGGCGGCAAGCCGATTGACGCGCATGGGGCAGGCTTTTTCTATGATGAACAGACTGAGAAATATTATTGGTACGGTGAATACCATACAGGAGGATGGCCAGCCGTTGGTGTACGGGTGTATTCGTCAGAAGATTTGCTGAACTGGACAGATGAAGGCATGGCTCTAAGGACGATTCAGTCGATGGATGATTTTGACAATGATCCGATCATCTCCGAATTGTACGCCGGGCGAGAGGACAAAGTGAACATCTGGGCAGACATTCGCAGAGGGCGTATTATCGAACGACCAAAAGTCATTTATAATGACAAAACGAAGAAATACGTCATGTGGGCCCATATCGATGGAGACAAGGACCCGTACAATGATAATGCCAATTATGGCAAGGCACAGGCCGGTTATGCAATCAGTGACTCGCCGACAGGGCCCTTCGTGTATCAGAAGAGTTACCGGATGGACAGAGCTCCCGAAGGGGAGAAAGACTACTTCCCAAGCGATCGGGGCATGGCTCGTGACATGACATTGTTTAAGGACGACGATGGTACCGGATATCTTATCTATTCCAGTGAGGAAAACCTGACGCTGTATATCTCCAAACTGAATGAAGACTACAGTGACGTAACAGGGTGGCATAAGGAAGGACGAACGGATGACAAAGGCAATCCGGTACGGGATTCCACTTATCAGGCTGAATACGGTGTTGATTACGTGCGGGTGTTCCCAGGCGGACAGCGTGAAGCGCCCGCGATGTTCAAGTATCAGGGCAAATATTATATTCTGACCTCCGGCGCGTCCGGCTGGGCCCCTAACGAAAACAAAGTGACGGTGGCGGATAGCATTTTTGGTCCTTGGTCAACGATGAACAATCCGTTCGTACGCACATTGCCGAGCGATCCCGATCCGGGTAAGGCGTTCGGTACGCAGACTACGTCGGTCATTCCAGTCGATCCGGAAAAAGGAAAATTCATTTACGTGGGAGACACATGGAACGGCGGCAATTTCTCAAACGACGGGGCAAAATACGTTTTCTTGCCCATTGAGTTCGGAATAGGCTCTGACATTGCAATCCGATGGTACGACAGCTGGACGCCCGATCTGCTGAATTCAATGGGCAAGGTGGACATCGCTGATCCGATGCCGGAAGCTGTGCCGCTCGGGAAAGTACCTTCCCTGCCTACGATGGTCAATGTGCGTGACGGAGGTACGCTTGTGTCAACCCCAGCGGTATGGACGATCGATAACCGGGTCATGACGGCAGAAGATTTTGCGAAACCCGGCCCGATCACACTGCAGGTAACGACACCGGAGTTTGGTAACAAAAAGCAGGCGGTCCGTGTATATGTCATTCCGGAGAATGCACTGTATTTCGTGAACAGCGGGGGATACGAAACGGCGGATTATAAGCTGATGGGTTCCTACATGAAAGGCTCGCTTGCCAACTCGGGTACAGCGGATCAAATGTACGCGCCTGTGGAGGGACGGACTTGGGGTTACGTCAGCGCCGATGCGCTGCCTTCCGGTTCGAGCGGCGGGGATATGTTCTCAACCGTACGTTATTTGAATGGAGGTAATGTCAGCAACTCGCCCAAAGGCAGTGATCTGACCTATACCTTTGATGTGGCGAACGGGACATACGATATATATGCCGGATTCAACGATCCGTGGACGAACACGTCGCGCAAAGCGAATTTCCTCATCAACGGCACGAATACCGGTGCCGTTGCTTATACGCCAGCCAGTGTTAGAGCCCACACAGGCATTGTCGTTTCGGACAACAAGCTGGAATTGACCGTACGCAATACGGCATCACAGGACCCGCTAATCAGCTGGATCTTGATCGCCAAGCCTGATGCCGTGCCATCCACAGACGATAGCGTCGGACTGAATGCCGATATAACGGCTGCAACGAGTACATCACTCCGTTGGGATGCTCTTCTCGGTGCAGCGAGCTACAAGCTCTATCGCTCGGAGCGCGAGAAAGGAGAGTACCATGTCATCTACAACGGCAGTTTGCGGGAATACACGGACAACGGATTGAGTCCCGGCACCAGTTATTATTATAAAGTGGAAGCTTTTGACGCGGCGGGGCATTCGATACGCGGTTTGTCCTCCGCTTATCAGGTGTTTACGGCCCAACAGACCGCTGCCGATGTGGCTGCAAGCATTACAGCACTGGAGCAGCCTTCTGCAGGTGCAAAGAGGCTGGAGCTGCCGAAAGCGCCGCAAGGATTTGCGGTGGAGATCGCTTCCAGTTCGGTACCGTCCGTCATTCAAATCGATGGAACGATCATACCGCCATCGAAGGAAACGCAGGTAACGCTAGAATTGGAGATTACTCGAACCTCTGACGATAGTAAATCCATGACAGGGCCGTTGACAGTAACGGTGCCAGCCTATGTGTCTACCCCTGGAGGAACAGACCCCGATGGTTCGGGCGGTAACCCAGGTGGAGGTACAGGCGGCAATTCAGGTGGGAATTCAGGAAGTGGCTCTGGCAACTCCGGAGAGCAGGCAGGAGGCGGTATCCCAAGCACAGGGGCTCCTTCACCCAAACCTGAGCTGCAAAAGGACCGCTCCGTTCTAGTGCTGCAAGGTAAGCCTGACCAGAAGGGTGAAGTAAAGACCCAAGTGGAAGCTTCAACAATTAGAGAGGCTTTCAAAGTTGCTCCCTTTACAGATGCTGGCCAACGTTTGGTTGAACTACGGCTGAAGCCGATCTTGGGAGCGACGGCTTATGAAGTGTCCCTGCCCGTGTCTGCGCTGTTGGATCATGGCGAGTCACACATACTTCATATCGTTACGGAACTCGGGACGTTAAAGCTTCCCGCGACAGTGTTAACAAAGGATGTGAAGGATAAGGAGATCGCTTCGGTACGACTAATCAGAACAGTGCTGCCGCAATCGGCCGCCAATCAACTTGGCACGCAGCATGGGGTTCAACTTGAACTGCATCTGGATGGTCATGAATGGCCATTGGGGGGCGAGTTGACGCTCCATCTGCCTTACAAATCAGCGCAAGCTGCCCAGCAGGAAAGGATTGTAGCGTTTGCCATTGACGCGAGCGGTGTGGCAACCCCGTTGCCGCAAAGTCATTACGATGCAAACAGCGGTGAAGTTATATTCTCTACAACGTCACCGGCAGGAAATTATGTTGTTATGTCTGTGGAGCACACGTTCACTGACCTTACAGAAGTACAGTGGGCCAAGAAAGCGATGGAGGCATTGGCTGTTCGGGGAGTGATTGATGCGGAGGCAAACGGTGATCCACGCCAGCTGCATCCCAAAGCGGATATGACGCGTGGTCAATACGTGCAGTGGTTAATAACCGCACTGGGCTTAAACGCCTCAAGCGGGAATGCGTTCACTGATGTCAGTGCAGAGGCGCCCTACTATGAAGCGGTAACCATGGCGCGTGCGCTTGGCATCACCAGCGGCACCGGGGATGGGCGCTTTATGCCTGAAGCAACCATTACCCGTCAGGAAATGATGACGCTGACGGTTAGGGCGCTTGGAGCGGCCGGACTGGTCGAGCCCGAATCGGTATCGGAGGATAGCCTCGCTCATTTCCGCGATGCTTCGATGATCCGGTCATATGCCCGTAACAGTGTAGCCCTGCTTGTAAATCTGGGCATCGTCGGTGGATACAACAACGAGGTGAAACCTCTTGCCCATGCGACTCGTGCTGAATCGGCAGCGCTGCTGTATGCGATAATGAGCAAAATGGTTTGGCCTAAATGA
- a CDS encoding NAD(P)H oxidoreductase: MKIKLVVTHPRQDSLTFAVMNRFIEGIKENDHEIDILDLYRDGFDPLYSVEDERDWQNPDKQHAPVIRKELDRVLAADAIVFVFPIWWYNVPSMLKAYLDKVWNMGLLNKANSKKALWIALAGGTEASFHKYDYYNMISNYLNNGIAGYARMQESRVEFLYETISESKTHIEGLLEQAYQIGRHYN; this comes from the coding sequence ATGAAAATCAAACTGGTCGTTACTCACCCAAGACAGGATTCTCTAACATTTGCCGTGATGAATCGTTTTATAGAAGGTATAAAGGAGAATGACCACGAAATCGATATCCTCGATCTGTATCGTGATGGATTTGATCCGTTATATAGCGTAGAAGATGAGCGAGATTGGCAAAACCCCGATAAGCAGCATGCCCCTGTAATTCGCAAAGAGCTGGATCGTGTGCTCGCGGCGGATGCCATTGTATTTGTATTCCCGATCTGGTGGTACAACGTTCCTTCCATGCTTAAAGCCTATCTGGACAAGGTATGGAACATGGGGCTGCTGAACAAGGCAAACTCCAAAAAGGCACTCTGGATTGCGCTAGCTGGAGGAACAGAGGCATCATTCCATAAATACGATTATTACAACATGATTTCGAATTATCTGAATAACGGGATCGCAGGCTATGCAAGAATGCAGGAATCCCGAGTCGAGTTTCTCTATGAAACCATATCCGAATCCAAAACGCATATCGAAGGTTTGTTGGAACAAGCGTATCAAATCGGCAGACATTACAATTGA
- a CDS encoding winged helix-turn-helix transcriptional regulator, with protein MEQELKRYESGVQAMLELVGGKWRILILHQLISGKKRTSELRRAIPGITQKVLTQQLRDLEKNEIIHRIIHPEIPPKVEYELTEYGLTLQEIIDRICLWGENHLDKVYGDKSKVLEDHFSDYIPLSNST; from the coding sequence GTGGAACAGGAACTGAAAAGATATGAGAGCGGTGTGCAGGCGATGCTGGAACTGGTCGGTGGAAAATGGAGGATTCTTATTCTGCATCAACTGATATCAGGTAAAAAACGAACAAGTGAACTTCGCAGAGCCATTCCTGGCATTACTCAAAAGGTCCTTACCCAGCAGCTTCGTGATCTGGAAAAGAATGAAATCATCCATCGAATTATTCATCCCGAGATTCCGCCCAAGGTAGAGTATGAGCTGACCGAATATGGCTTGACACTGCAGGAAATCATCGACCGTATCTGTCTGTGGGGAGAGAATCATCTGGACAAAGTATATGGAGATAAAAGCAAAGTGCTGGAAGATCATTTTAGTGACTATATTCCGCTTTCGAATTCAACCTGA
- a CDS encoding assimilatory sulfite reductase (NADPH) flavoprotein subunit codes for MELQVTNSPFNQEQIELLNRLIPTLNDGQKTWLSGYLTAIQGNAAVTAPAGGIQQPVQSAGAAPANTPTVSREVTVLFGSQTGNSSGLSKKLAKKLEEQGLQVTLSAMGDFKPNGLKKIENLLIIVSTHGEGEPPDNAIPLHEFLHSKRAPKLDGLRYSVLALGDTSYEFFCQTGKDFDTRLQELGGTALVPRVDCDVDFDEAAAEWMNDVLASLSSTPASAGTVTSEAVGAAGSSDESEFNRTNPFKAEVLENLNLNGRGSDRETRHIELSLEGSNLDYEPGDSLGVYPENHPRLVDELIATMEWNADERVTVNKSGEQVSVREALLRYFEITAVTKPVVEQLAKLSPDSGLPALLADGSEFRKVMNSCDLLDLVQDYGLKGISAASFIAVLRKIPARLYSIASSSKSFPDEVHLTVRTVRYESHGRERYGVCSVHLAERTEIGDTLPVFIQQNPNFKLPDNPDVPIIMVGPGTGVAPFRSFLGEREETGAEGKTWLFYGDQHFSTDFLYQTEWQRWLKDGVLTKMDVAFSRDAEEKVYVQHRMLEHSKEMYRWIQDGAVIYICGDEKRMAHDVHAALATILEQEGGLTPEQAAEYLTRLQQEKRYQRDVY; via the coding sequence GTGGAACTTCAAGTGACAAACAGCCCTTTTAATCAGGAACAGATTGAATTGCTCAATCGCCTTATTCCTACATTGAACGATGGACAGAAAACATGGTTAAGCGGATATCTGACAGCCATTCAGGGGAATGCAGCTGTGACCGCACCCGCTGGTGGGATACAACAGCCTGTACAATCGGCAGGTGCGGCACCTGCAAATACACCGACGGTTTCTCGGGAAGTAACCGTACTTTTTGGGTCACAAACGGGAAATTCCAGTGGACTATCCAAGAAACTGGCGAAAAAGCTGGAAGAGCAGGGACTCCAGGTGACCCTGTCTGCAATGGGGGATTTCAAACCAAACGGACTGAAAAAAATAGAGAATCTTCTCATTATTGTCAGCACGCATGGAGAGGGCGAACCGCCGGATAATGCGATTCCGCTGCATGAATTCCTGCATAGCAAACGGGCTCCGAAGCTCGATGGACTGCGTTACTCTGTATTGGCTCTGGGAGATACTTCGTATGAGTTCTTCTGCCAGACAGGAAAGGATTTTGATACTCGCTTGCAAGAGCTTGGCGGAACAGCGCTTGTACCCCGTGTGGACTGTGATGTTGATTTTGATGAAGCGGCAGCAGAGTGGATGAATGATGTACTTGCTTCACTCAGCAGCACACCGGCATCTGCGGGGACGGTAACCAGTGAAGCCGTTGGAGCGGCAGGAAGTAGCGATGAATCCGAGTTCAACCGGACGAATCCTTTCAAGGCGGAAGTGCTGGAAAATCTGAACTTGAACGGCAGAGGGTCTGACCGGGAGACGCGTCATATTGAGTTGTCTCTGGAGGGCTCCAATCTGGACTATGAACCGGGCGACAGCCTGGGTGTATACCCTGAGAATCACCCACGACTTGTGGATGAGTTGATTGCAACCATGGAATGGAATGCAGATGAGCGCGTTACGGTTAATAAAAGCGGAGAGCAGGTATCTGTGCGTGAAGCACTGCTGCGTTATTTCGAAATTACCGCTGTTACGAAACCGGTTGTTGAACAGCTTGCAAAGCTGAGTCCGGATAGCGGACTACCTGCTCTGCTTGCAGATGGTTCGGAATTCCGCAAGGTCATGAACAGCTGTGATCTGCTGGATCTGGTACAGGATTACGGACTCAAAGGCATTTCGGCGGCTTCCTTCATAGCTGTGCTTCGTAAAATCCCGGCACGTCTATATTCGATCGCAAGCAGTTCGAAGTCTTTCCCGGATGAAGTTCATCTTACCGTTCGTACCGTACGTTATGAGTCGCATGGCAGAGAGCGCTACGGTGTATGCTCTGTTCATCTGGCTGAACGAACCGAAATCGGTGATACATTGCCTGTCTTTATTCAGCAAAATCCAAACTTCAAATTACCCGACAACCCGGATGTTCCAATCATTATGGTCGGTCCTGGTACAGGTGTAGCTCCGTTCAGATCCTTCCTTGGTGAGCGTGAAGAGACGGGTGCAGAAGGCAAGACGTGGCTGTTCTACGGTGATCAGCATTTCTCCACGGATTTCCTCTACCAGACCGAATGGCAGCGCTGGCTCAAAGACGGCGTTCTTACGAAGATGGATGTGGCTTTTTCCCGTGATGCGGAAGAGAAAGTATATGTGCAGCATCGGATGCTGGAACACAGCAAAGAGATGTATCGGTGGATTCAGGACGGTGCAGTTATATATATCTGTGGTGACGAGAAACGAATGGCACATGATGTTCATGCTGCACTCGCAACAATTCTTGAACAAGAGGGTGGCTTAACACCTGAACAGGCAGCGGAATATCTGACACGGTTGCAACAGGAAAAACGTTATCAGCGGGATGTGTACTAA
- the cysI gene encoding assimilatory sulfite reductase (NADPH) hemoprotein subunit: MAYNNLLNPQRVNSDVEDIKIKSDYLRGSLTETLADRISGAIPEDDNRLMKHHGSYMQDDRDLRNERNKSKLEPAYQFMLRVRASGGIVTPEQWLMMDRVAHKYANETIRLTTRQSFQLHGVLKWDLKNTIREVNDSLLSTLAACGDVNRNVMCNPNPDQSDIHAEVYEWACQVSNHLDPRTRAYHELWLDGEKVIDSQDNDEEVEPIYGKVYLPRKFKIGIAVPPSNDVDVFSQDLGFIAIVENGKLQGFNVSVGGGMGMSHGDPKTYPQVSKVIGFCTPEQMIDVAEKTVMIQRDYGDRAVRKHARFKYTIDDRGLAWFVEELTSRLGWKLDAAREFHFDHNGDRYGWVKGSNGRWHYTLFIQNGRVKDVDGYPLMTGLREIAKVHTGDFRLTANQNLIIGNVSSQKKKKIEALIEQYNLTDGAHYSALRRSSMACVALPTCGLAMAESERYLPSLIDKLEPVLDEAGLRDEEIVIRMTGCPNGCARPMLAEISFIGKAPGKYNMYLGGSFTGHRLNKLYKENIGEKEILDTLTPMVNQYAKERNEGEHFGDFVIRAGYVPEVLDGQQFHA; this comes from the coding sequence ATGGCTTATAATAACTTACTTAACCCGCAGCGTGTGAACAGCGATGTGGAAGATATAAAGATCAAAAGTGACTACTTGCGCGGAAGTCTGACTGAAACACTGGCAGATCGAATCAGTGGAGCGATTCCGGAGGATGATAACCGCCTGATGAAACATCACGGAAGTTATATGCAAGACGACCGTGACTTGCGTAATGAGCGGAATAAATCCAAATTGGAGCCTGCCTACCAATTCATGTTGCGTGTGCGTGCTTCGGGAGGAATCGTTACACCCGAGCAGTGGCTGATGATGGATCGTGTTGCGCATAAATATGCGAATGAGACGATTCGTCTGACGACACGCCAGTCATTTCAACTGCATGGTGTCCTCAAATGGGACCTCAAAAATACCATTCGTGAAGTGAATGATTCGTTGCTCAGCACCCTTGCTGCGTGTGGCGACGTCAACCGGAACGTGATGTGCAACCCGAATCCGGATCAATCGGATATTCATGCCGAAGTATATGAATGGGCATGCCAGGTGAGCAATCATCTGGACCCACGTACCCGTGCTTATCATGAACTGTGGCTGGATGGGGAGAAAGTTATCGATTCTCAGGACAACGATGAAGAAGTAGAACCGATTTACGGCAAAGTGTATTTGCCGCGTAAGTTCAAAATTGGGATTGCCGTTCCACCATCCAATGATGTAGATGTGTTCTCTCAGGATCTCGGCTTTATCGCTATTGTAGAGAACGGCAAGCTGCAAGGCTTCAACGTTTCTGTCGGCGGTGGTATGGGGATGTCTCATGGTGATCCGAAGACTTATCCTCAGGTCTCCAAAGTCATTGGTTTCTGCACACCAGAGCAAATGATTGATGTCGCGGAGAAAACGGTAATGATTCAGCGTGATTATGGGGATCGTGCAGTTCGTAAGCATGCCCGTTTTAAATATACAATCGATGACCGCGGCTTGGCTTGGTTCGTGGAGGAACTAACCAGTCGTCTCGGTTGGAAGCTGGATGCGGCGCGCGAATTCCATTTTGATCATAATGGAGATCGTTACGGTTGGGTGAAAGGCAGCAACGGCAGATGGCACTACACATTGTTCATTCAAAATGGACGAGTGAAGGATGTGGACGGTTATCCACTCATGACGGGCTTGCGTGAAATTGCGAAAGTTCATACTGGAGATTTCCGCCTGACTGCCAACCAAAACCTGATTATTGGTAATGTAAGCAGCCAGAAGAAGAAAAAAATTGAGGCGCTGATTGAGCAATACAATCTGACGGATGGTGCTCATTACTCGGCACTCCGGAGAAGTTCCATGGCCTGTGTTGCTCTTCCGACCTGCGGCCTTGCGATGGCGGAGTCCGAACGATATCTGCCTTCTCTGATCGACAAGCTTGAGCCTGTTCTGGACGAAGCGGGACTGAGAGACGAAGAGATTGTTATTCGTATGACAGGTTGCCCGAACGGCTGTGCAAGACCGATGTTGGCCGAGATTTCGTTTATCGGTAAAGCTCCGGGCAAATACAATATGTATCTTGGGGGAAGTTTTACCGGGCATCGCCTGAACAAATTGTACAAAGAAAATATTGGCGAAAAAGAAATTTTGGATACATTGACTCCGATGGTGAATCAGTATGCCAAAGAGCGCAATGAGGGAGAGCATTTCGGGGATTTCGTTATTCGTGCAGGTTATGTGCCTGAAGTGCTGGACGGTCAGCAGTTTCATGCCTGA
- a CDS encoding YebC/PmpR family DNA-binding transcriptional regulator: MGRKWNNIKEKKASKDANTSRVYAKFGVEIYVAAKKGEPDPEANRALKVVLERAKTYNVPKAIIDRAMEKAKGSGDENYEELRYEGFGPNGAMVIVDALTNNVNRTAPEVRSAFNKNAGNMGVSGSVAYMFDPTAVIGVEGKNSEEVLEILLEADVDVRDIVDEDESVIVYAEPDQFHAVQEAFKAAGVTEFTVAELTMLAQNHIELPEDAQAQFEKLIDALEDLEDVQQVYHNVEFV, encoded by the coding sequence ATGGGTCGTAAGTGGAATAATATTAAAGAAAAAAAAGCTTCAAAAGATGCAAATACAAGCCGGGTCTATGCCAAATTCGGCGTTGAGATTTATGTAGCTGCCAAGAAGGGCGAACCGGACCCGGAGGCGAACCGCGCACTGAAAGTCGTGCTGGAACGTGCCAAAACGTATAACGTACCCAAAGCGATTATCGATCGCGCCATGGAAAAAGCAAAAGGCAGCGGGGACGAGAACTATGAAGAACTGCGTTATGAAGGTTTCGGGCCCAATGGTGCCATGGTTATCGTGGATGCCCTTACCAACAACGTGAATCGTACAGCACCGGAAGTGCGCTCCGCATTTAACAAAAACGCGGGTAACATGGGTGTGAGTGGTTCTGTTGCTTATATGTTTGATCCAACTGCGGTAATCGGGGTTGAAGGTAAAAATTCGGAAGAAGTACTTGAAATCCTGCTTGAAGCAGATGTGGATGTACGTGATATCGTGGATGAGGACGAGTCGGTTATCGTCTACGCCGAGCCAGATCAATTCCATGCGGTTCAAGAAGCATTTAAAGCTGCGGGTGTTACTGAGTTCACCGTAGCCGAGCTGACGATGCTGGCGCAAAACCATATTGAACTTCCAGAGGATGCACAAGCTCAGTTCGAGAAACTGATCGATGCCCTGGAAGACCTTGAAGATGTTCAGCAAGTGTACCATAACGTAGAGTTCGTTTAA